Proteins encoded in a region of the Agromyces protaetiae genome:
- a CDS encoding ABC transporter ATP-binding protein produces MSASVSASASTSASAAPLLSVDDLKVHFPLRSAFGPKQLIRAVDGVSFDVREREALGIIGESGCGKSTTGRAVVHLNEPTSGRLTYRGADVTRPGRQQLRALREQIQFVFQDPQSSLNPRMTVQEVIAEPLRAFGRWDRASGPAEVRSLMDAVGLAADAGNRYPHEFSGGQRQRIGIARALALDPELLVLDEPVSALDVSVQAQVLNLLMELRESRSLAYVLISHDLDVVRHVTDRVLVMYLGTVVETGEVDTVLDDPAHPYTMALASAVPPASPAEARERIVLHGDVPSAAAPPSGCRFRTRCWKADELCATVVPELRPVRGGDRLVACHHPVEGGVPIELGVRPRLAGA; encoded by the coding sequence ATGAGCGCGTCGGTTTCCGCCTCGGCTTCGACCTCGGCTTCGGCCGCGCCGCTGCTGAGCGTCGACGACCTCAAGGTGCATTTCCCATTGCGCTCGGCCTTCGGTCCCAAGCAGCTCATCCGTGCCGTCGACGGGGTGAGCTTCGACGTGCGCGAGCGCGAAGCGCTCGGCATCATCGGCGAGTCCGGCTGCGGCAAGAGCACGACGGGCCGCGCGGTCGTGCACCTGAACGAGCCCACGTCGGGGCGGCTGACGTACCGCGGCGCGGACGTCACGCGCCCCGGGCGGCAGCAGCTGCGCGCGCTGCGCGAGCAGATCCAGTTCGTGTTCCAGGATCCGCAGTCCTCGCTCAATCCGCGGATGACGGTCCAGGAGGTCATCGCCGAGCCGTTGCGCGCGTTCGGGCGCTGGGATCGGGCCTCCGGCCCGGCCGAGGTGCGTTCGCTCATGGATGCCGTCGGACTGGCCGCGGACGCCGGCAACCGGTACCCGCACGAGTTTTCCGGCGGGCAGCGGCAACGCATCGGGATCGCCCGCGCGCTCGCTCTCGACCCCGAGCTGCTGGTCCTGGACGAGCCGGTCTCGGCGCTGGATGTCTCGGTGCAGGCGCAGGTGCTCAACCTCCTGATGGAGCTGCGGGAGTCGCGGTCGCTCGCGTACGTACTCATCTCCCACGACCTGGATGTCGTGCGCCACGTGACCGACCGGGTGCTCGTGATGTACCTCGGCACGGTCGTCGAGACCGGCGAGGTCGACACCGTGCTGGACGACCCGGCGCATCCGTACACGATGGCCCTCGCGTCGGCGGTACCGCCCGCGAGCCCGGCCGAGGCGCGCGAGCGCATCGTGCTGCACGGCGATGTGCCCTCTGCGGCCGCACCGCCGTCGGGGTGCCGATTCCGCACGCGGTGCTGGAAGGCCGATGAGCTGTGCGCCACCGTCGTTCCGGAGCTCAGGCCCGTCCGGGGTGGCGATCGCCTCGTCGCGTGCCACCATCCCGTCGAGGGCGGGGTCCCGATCGAGCTCGGAGTGAGGCCGCGTCTCGCGGGTGCCTGA